The sequence caaaacacaGGATGATACAGTTAGTTGTAGAATAACCTGGATTCCATAAATAACTGTTATTATGTACATAACATAATCATCTAAAACTGCTATAATGCAGGAATAACATGTTACTTCTGGTGGCAGATTAGGGTTACtcttaattagttttttgtgatTCAATACTTTGTTGAAGCACTTACCAGCCATAGTTCCATTGTTGCTTTAGCTTCAACACCAATACTGTAATTGATTGTTGTTATTGCAACTATTGGGtgaattattatcaaaaaacgatACAGCAAAACTTGGAATCGcagtagttttttgaataagtcATTTTTGTATACAGAAATCAAGTTGTAACGgaagaaaaacatttccaaaattgaaccAACTGTTACTGCAAATATCAATAGTGCTCTGGACAACATTTAAAAACGGTTACTTACACATCACAGACTGAGCTAATCCATAGAAAATAAACATTCCACTGAATCCTAAATCAGCAAGCCATCCAGTATTGCGGAACATTGGATGAGGGAGATATGTCATTGGAAGCATCATGAATGAAACGTAACATTCTGATAttatgtttctaaaatttcaaagatttttatagaattccAAGTTTCCCGGTAAACTGTTACATTATTATATGAACgatgataaaatatttatatgtggaaaatatttgagatGACTCTCGAAACAATGCGTTTAGTGTCACAATATATAGTGGAAAGCTGATAATGTGAAAATTATGCATCatacttctgaaaaaatacaagttaCGTTACGTAACTATTTTAAGATACCTACGTGTAAAAAGCGGGCGCAGGCATAGAGCAATTTCTGTTCTCCATTGGGAATAAAATAACGACGTATGAATAACGGGTGCTACCTAACCTCCCTTAATATATAGCGCGATTTATTCAGAGCAATATCAGAAAAGCATATGTAATTATGTACCTAGCAGACAAGTTgttattattaaaaagtgaagAGGAGATGCTTGTTTGAAGAATATAAGAAACAATTGTTTTCATGTCTGATATCATTATGAAATGTTGATTCTAAATGTTTTGATATTCTGATATAACCTTACGCACacatcattttctttttcagttttatatttcattcaaaaagttttttgatccactaattttttcagtctgCTAACATGATGTTACGATAAACTATCAATTAGtactaaaaaacaaactttacGTGAATGTGTCTCGAAATTGGATAGTGAATGTGTGTCGAAATTGGATGAGATTTATTatagaataacaaaaaaaaatgtatatattacTTTTGCCAGGATCAATTTTGATATATCTAAGAATCTCTTGGctaatgaaaattgattgacaGATGTGATTTTCAAAGATGGATGCTAGACAAAtgcaattatttattgaaacgAGTGTGTTTCAGTatatacaaaaatcaaattcaaaagtacacTGATCTTCTACTTTCTGCGGCAACATTGTCCTTGCCCACATGGAGAATAGTTCGATTGACATGAACACTGGTTACTTTGTGGTGCCTGCTGGCAAGCGACAGTAGCTGGTTGAGCTGCTTGGCAAGAGCTTGAGCATGAAGATTGGCAAGCAGATTGGCACTGTGCGACTGGCTGTTGTTGTTGAACACATTGTTGTTGGCAAGACTGTTCACATTGTGGAGCACATTGCGAGGATTGAGCAACAGAGGCTTGAAGCACAATTTGAACCACTTGTGGAGCTGAAGTTGTGGTTGGATTGTAGATTGGAGCGGCAGTTTGCTGGATGCATGAGTTGTCACAGGCTGGTTGACAAGCTGGAGCACAGTTAgcttgttgttgttgttggttGTTGTATGGATCGTACATTTGAGTGTTGGAGTTTTGACCGTAAATGACTTGTTGAGTAGCTTGAGCGGTTTGCTGGCAAGCATTTGTGCATTGAGTATTGCAGGAAGAAGCACATTGTTTAGCTGGTTGTTGTTGCTGGACGCAAGATGACTGGCACTGTTGCTGGCAAGCAGGTTGGCATTGAACTTGAGCTTGCTGAATTTCAAGTTGAATATGAATCACTTGTGGAGCCGAAGTAGTGGTGGTTGTAGCATCACAGGCAACATTACATTGCTGTTGGCATTGTGGTTGACATTGGGACACTGGCTGTTGTTGCTGGACACATGTAGATTGACATTGTTGTTGGCACATTGGCTGACATTGAACAACTGGAGCTGGGGTTGTAGTGGTCGTCGCTGGTGGGTTGTACATGGGTGTGCATTGAGACTGGCACTGTTGTTGGCACATTGGTTGGCATTGGGACACGGCTGGAGCAGATTGACATTGTTGTCTGCAACTCTGTTGGCAAGCTGGAGCACATTGAGTAGATTGGACCTGATCGTTTGAAATTGGTATTCACTAAAGTGCTTTAATTAGCAAGTACCTGAACAGTTTGAGTTTGTTGTGGCTGAGCGCAAGAGCAGGATGGTGCTTGTTGTTGAACTGGAGCAGATTGGCACGAGCAAGATTGGGTTTGTTGAACCTGTTGGCAAGAGCACTGACTCTGTTGTGGCTGAGCACACCCACAATGTCTCTTTTCACGAAGAACGCTGCTCTGAAACAATAAtgggaaaacttgaaaataagtttcagaaaacttaCAGATGCTACAAGAGCACAAGCGAAGAATACAGCGAGTGTGATGAAGCGCATTTCAGAATATGAAGCGATGCAAGTGATCGGATGAATTTTGCGTTAAACTGTTCTATTATATACTCTAGTACAGTCCGCAGCTAGATGCCAATTGCCGAATGCATTCATTTTCCTCCTCGTCCCATTTCGCAACTTTGTTCAACTCATTCCTGCAAGTGCAAACAGTTTATCATACTATCGTAAAAAGCGTTCCGCAAGTGATGCTCCCTCAagatcaaacaaaaataaaaaaaaactgtagcGTACTAGTTTGTTTGGAATGAAATTTCTCTGTTCAAATAGATACCGGTTCTAAGGGTTACTTGAAAATAACTAATTaatcttattttgaaattgaaagttgTCGATGGAGAACAACATTCAATACAAAGTATCTGAAGATTCACATAGAAACACTTAAATTGCTTATTCACTTTTATATAATAACCGCTTAAGCGTTCTCAACATGGCTACAGCCCGCTCAACACTCTTGTATAACATTTTTACAAGCGCTGTCCAATTTATGAACCTCATAAACCAACaaatctcgtttttttaacttttgttCTATTTCATTTATCCTGTCGCCTCTCCTGTATGTTACTTTTCTTATTTAAGATGGACTCTGACGGGACTTTCTCACTTTACGTGTTATTCGATTCACCCccattctatttttttatgtATTACTTTTCGTTATATCTTATCCAgatccaaataaaaaacaattaaaatgaGAACAAAAGTTCCAGAAGTAACTATCAGCTACAATAAATGGTCACAACTAGAAcgtgtttaatttttatgaacacttccaaaatgtttgaaaacttaaaatattcaGCGGTATGATAACATATTCAgaactcattttcaatttaattgtcatttcaattatattttttgaattccactTTATATCAAATGAGTTCACTAATTCTAGAAGGATTTAATCTAGCAAGACTTTCAATGCTTatccttaaaaaatttttattcatatcGTTTAAACTTTTACGTAAAACTAGAGTGTTCATTTATCAGTGAACGTTTCGTTACCTGATGTATGATAAATTGTTTGCGCATGTGAAAACGAAGCGGTAAAAAACTTGCGGGTGGGTGGGATTGGAATGAAATTCGCACGCGGCTTTTAGACGCGGACTGTACTAGAGTATATAATAGAACAGTTTAACGCAAAATTCATCCGATCACTTGCATCGCTTCATATTCTGAAATGCGCTTCATCACACTCGCTGTATTCTTCGCTTGTGCTCTTGTAGCATCTGtaagttttctgaaacttattttcaagttttcccaTTATTGTTTCAGAGCAGCGTTCTTCGTGAAAAGAGACATTGTGGGTGTGCTCAGCCACAACAGAGTCAGTGCTCTTGCCAACAGGTTCAACAAACCCAATCTTGCTCGTGCCAATCTGCTCCAGTTCAACAACAAGCACCATCCTGCTCTTGCGCTCAGCCACAACAAACTCAAACTGTTCAGGTACTTGCTAATTAAAGCACTTTAGTGAATACCAATTTCAAACGATCAGGTCCAATCTACTCAATGTGCTCCAGCTTGCCAACAGAGTTGCAGACAACAATGTCAATCTGCTCCAGCCGTGTCCCAATGCCAACCAATGTGCCAACAACAGTGCCAGTCTCAATGCACACCCATGTACAACCCACCAGCGACGACCACTACAACCCCAGCTCCAGTTGTTCAATGTCAGCCAATGTGCCAACAACAATGTCAATCTACATGTGTCCAGCAACAACAGCCAGTGTCCCAATGTCAACCACAATGCCAACAGCAATGTAATGTTGCCTGTGATGCTACAACCACCACTACTTCGGCTCCACAAGTGATTCATATTCAACTTGAAATTCAGCAAGCTCAAGTTCAATGCCAACCTGCTTGCCAGCAACAGTGCCAGTCATCTTGCGTCCAGCAACAACAACCAGCTAAACAATGTGCTTCTTCCTGCAATACTCAATGCACAAATGCTTGCCAGCAAACCGCTCAAGCTACTCAACAAGTCATTTACGGTCAAAACTCCAACACTCAAATGTACGATCCATACAACaaccaacaacaacaacaagcTAACTGTGCTCCAGCTTGTCAACCAGCCTGTGACAACTCATGCATCCAGCAAACTGCCGCTCCAATCTACAATCCAACCACAACTTCAGCTCCACAAGTGGTTCAAATTGTGCTTCAAGCCTCTGTTGCTCAATCCTCGCAATGTGCTCCACAATGTGAACAGTCTTGCCAACAACAATGTGTTCAACAACAACAGCCAGTCGCACAGTGCCAATCTGCTTGCCAATCTTCATGCTCAAGCTCTTGCCAAGCAGCTCAACCAGCTACTGTCGCTTGCCAGCAGGCACCACAAAGTAACCAGTGTTCATGTCAATCGAACTATTCTCCATGTGGGCAAGGACAATGTTGCCGCAGAAAGTAGAAGATCAgtgtacttttgaatttgatttttgtatatACTGAAACACACTCGtttcaataaataatgttttcttttgttcaaACAAATCTGATTAGTATTCGAAGAACAAATTACAGAGAATCATACCATAAGTATTCAGTGTCACGGTTGTGTCTATGTATTTAACATCCAAAACTCTTCTGGCTTGTTACATGTTAATATGTACTGCTGATAAGATAATAggcgaaaaactgaaaactgataGCGGTCATTTGCTCGCTGTACTCCTTTCGATTTCAAGCTATCGACTCCTAAAATAAAATGGTGAGCGCCACCGTATTTAATGAAGAACAAAAACCGTGTAAGGCTGTTGATGATCGAATAGAAATTCCAGTGGAGACTTTGATAAAGCAAGTTTCTTcatttatttcttgaaaaaagatAATACAAGGATTTTACAGAAACCGAAAGTATCCAAATGGAAATAGTGATTTAAGCTATGTCCTCACTCAACTATTCTCTGGCTTGGTTCTACTGACAATGCTAATTTTGCTCAGTTTCTTCGTATTTCAACGGCTTAAccataaaatggaaaatctaAAGCACGAACAAATGttcaatgattttattttgaagtttgacaGAAAATACACGTCTGTGGAAGAATTTGAATACCGGTaccaaatttttctgagaaatgtTATAGAGTTTGAAGCCGAAGAAGAAAGAAATCTTGGATTGGATTTAGATGTTAACGAGTTCACAGACTGGACCGATGaggaattgcaaaaaatggttcaagaaaataaatatacaaaatatgattttgaCACACCGAAATTTGAAGGAAGTTATTTAGAAACTGGTGTTATTCGCCCTGCTTCAATTGATTGGAGAGAACAAGGAAAATTAACGCCAATCAAAAATCAAGGACAATGTGGATCGTGTTGGGCGTTTGCTACAGTTGCTTCTGTTGAAGCTCAGAACGCAATCAAGAAAGGAAAGTTAGTGTCTCTTTCTGAACAGGAAATGGTGGATTGTGATGGAAGAAACAATGGCTGCAGTGGTGGATATCGTCCATATGCTATGAAGTGAgtgaactattttcaaaaaaataggatTTGAAAGCCTGAAAAGTTAAGATTTGTGAAAGAAAATGGCTTGGAAAGCGAAAAAGAATACCCTTACTCCGCTTTAAAACACGACCAGTgctttttgaaagaaaatgacACTCGGGTGTTCATTGATGATTTCCGGATGTTATCAAATAATGAAGAAGATATCGCAAATTGGGTTGGAACTAAAGGACCCGTCACTTTTGGTAATGAATGCCTTAttaaatcattaaaatatacaacatctttttgttttcaggaatGAATGTCGTCAAAGCAATGTACAGTTAtcgttctggaatttttaatccATCTGTTGAAGACTGTACGGAAAAGTCAATGGGAGCTCATGCTCTCACAATTATTGGATACGGCGGAGAAGGAGAATCAGCCTACTGgattgttaaaaattcatgGGGAACTTCATGGGGCGCAAGCGGGTTAGTGATTTTTGTTTCGGAAATTCATCAGTTATTCGTTCTCAGGTACTTCCGTCTGGCGAGAGGAGTGAACAGCTGCGGTCTTGCAAATACCGTTGTTGCTCCAATAATAAACTGAAAACTCATTTACTTAAGTGTTTCGTCGAATAAAAAATCCCAGTTTCCCGAACACTTCCATCTAGAGTCCTCAAACATGTTTtggaattcagaaaaaaaacacgtcgttcaaaaaagttaatttactTTTCAATAGATACCCGATGTGTTATATCAAACAATCCGCAAAGGAGCACAAAATGTTAAtgcaataaataattaaaaaatatgccGCGATGATCTTTTAACAAGGATTTAGAAATGAATGCAGAAGACAAGGATGATGATGGCGTTGCGGAAGTGCTTGAATTTGGCAGAGCTGTTGTCGTAGTCATCGTccgaactgaaaaattaatggtTCATTTGATCTAAAAACGTTCATTCCGTTTACCTATTGTaagcatcatcatcatctctGTCTTTGTCCATCGAACGTCCCCTTTTGCTGTTTTTGTTAGACTTTTTGCCAAAGTCCACATCTTCGCCATTCTCAAGCTCCTCGCTGTTGAACGgacgttttcttttcttcgaTGGCATATCATCCTCGTATTGATCGTAATCCTCTTCTTGCTCGTCGCTGAGAACTCGGGTGTGGCGCCCTTTCTTATGTTCACGACGCTTTTTGGGATGCGATTCCTTCTCTTCAACTTCAGAATATTCATCATCGTCTTGATCTTCTTCCTCCCGCTCAAACTTCTTGATTGGGCGGCGACGATTAGACATTGCCGAAAAGagtttttcctcaaattccTCAATTGTGaatctgtttttttcattgagaATTGCCTCCATATCAGTAGATTCAGAATCATGATCAGAAAGTCTCTGGACCTTCCCAAGCAGATCCGTAGCCAACttttcctcatcttcagatAAGGCTTCGTCTTGTCGGCCAATGGTTGCTGCAATGGGGTGGAAGAAGACACTGTCCGTGCTGATGGGTTCGAGCTTGTACGTCGTTGGAATGTTGCTCTCATTCGCGAATAATCCTTCAGAAACCACAAAATTCGACTGCATTCTGAAGTTGGAAGGAATTTCCTTTCCAACAAACGAGCAAATGAATGTATTGGTGTCCATCTGAGCTACGTATTGAGccatgttctgaaaataattaaataaacatCGGTGAACCATCATACAGAAACTTAAAATACCTGCTCAGTGATTGTTATGATCTCGCCTTGAGAAGAAATTCCACGAAGACGTTTGCGCTCATGAGGAATGCAGATCAGGTACTCGGTAGGGGCATTCTGATTAGAGTTATAGGCAAGAGCGACGTATCCATCAGGGGCAGTGAAGTTTTGCAGGTGAACATCCAAAGTGCCATCATCCTCAAAGCGAAGGAGCACGTGGCAATCAATACCCGGCTGGCAATTGACCGGAGATCCGTAGCACGAGTTCTTTTTAGAACAATCAGACAAACTAATTCCAGACGCCAGTGGGACTATAAAGACAACGAGCCACAAAGGAGACATTacctgaaattgaagaaatgagTTAAGAAAAAAGAGTTAGAGAGAGGAATGAAACAATGAAATGGCAAGTAAGGACTGATGAGTTCTCGAATGGTCGGAACCATTGCGCGCGCACACACCTGCGCGGCCCTTACGAggcaagagagagagagagagagagagagagagagagagagagagagagagagagagagagagagagagagagtgtgtgAACTGAAGAGGGAATGAAGAAAGAGTGTGGGGACACGCGATACACAGATATGCTAAgagttgttgtttttttgttgtgaaaagagaaaaaagatgcGCTCATGtctgtagatcaaaaaaaatgcgatAGAGCAGGTTTGCTTTTATAATTACCAAAATTGATTACTGACCAAAAACGGAATATAAATACAAAAGAGTAGGAGttcaaaaatctgtttcatgttataaataaaatttgtattctattcagtttttaaattttaataccgaaaaaaacaaaattcagcGGGTAAAGTTGAATATATTcctgttttttatttcca comes from Caenorhabditis elegans chromosome X and encodes:
- the R09F10.8 gene encoding DOMON domain-containing protein (Confirmed by transcript evidence), translating into MSPLWLVVFIVPLASGISLSDCSKKNSCYGSPVNCQPGIDCHVLLRFEDDGTLDVHLQNFTAPDGYVALAYNSNQNAPTEYLICIPHERKRLRGISSQGEIITITEQNMAQYVAQMDTNTFICSFVGKEIPSNFRMQSNFVVSEGLFANESNIPTTYKLEPISTDSVFFHPIAATIGRQDEALSEDEEKLATDLLGKVQRLSDHDSESTDMEAILNEKNRFTIEEFEEKLFSAMSNRRRPIKKFEREEEDQDDDEYSEVEEKESHPKKRREHKKGRHTRVLSDEQEEDYDQYEDDMPSKKRKRPFNSEELENGEDVDFGKKSNKNSKRGRSMDKDRDDDDAYNSSDDDYDNSSAKFKHFRNAIIILVFCIHF
- the srh-11 gene encoding Serpentine Receptor, class H (Predicted) codes for the protein MENRNCSMPAPAFYTSMMHNFHIISFPLYIVTLNALFRESSQIFSTYKYFIIVHIIINIISECYVSFMMLPMTYLPHPMFRNTGWLADLGFSGMFIFYGLAQSVMLTVGSILEMFFFRYNLISVYKNDLFKKLLRFQVLLYRFLIIIHPIVAITTINYSIGVEAKATMELWLSNPNLPPEVTCYSCIIAVLDDYVMYIITVIYGIQVILQLTVSSCVLFYILNFVKTCQGMSTATIKLQKMMILSLFIQGGIHGLLIMLPTIFLIYALFFKSEMNDLAISLLMCVAYHGFVSTCAMILFTKPLREKILPFKIRIQTQPSNLRGASQDRFSTSRLSSQNRSNNLT
- the pqn-57 gene encoding Prion-like-(Q/N-rich)-domain-bearing protein (Product from WormBase gene class pqn;~Confirmed by transcript evidence) encodes the protein MRFITLAVFFACALVASSSVLREKRHCGCAQPQQSQCSCQQVQQTQSCSCQSAPVQQQAPSCSCAQPQQTQTVQVQSTQCAPACQQSCRQQCQSAPAVSQCQPMCQQQCQSQCTPMYNPPATTTTTPAPVVQCQPMCQQQCQSTCVQQQQPVSQCQPQCQQQCNVACDATTTTTSAPQVIHIQLEIQQAQVQCQPACQQQCQSSCVQQQQPAKQCASSCNTQCTNACQQTAQATQQVIYGQNSNTQMYDPYNNQQQQQANCAPACQPACDNSCIQQTAAPIYNPTTTSAPQVVQIVLQASVAQSSQCAPQCEQSCQQQCVQQQQPVAQCQSACQSSCSSSCQAAQPATVACQQAPQSNQCSCQSNYSPCGQGQCCRRK
- the R09F10.1 gene encoding Papain family cysteine protease (Confirmed by transcript evidence) gives rise to the protein MVSATVFNEEQKPCKAVDDRIEIPVETLIKNRKYPNGNSDLSYVLTQLFSGLVLLTMLILLSFFVFQRLNHKMENLKHEQMFNDFILKFDRKYTSVEEFEYRYQIFLRNVIEFEAEEERNLGLDLDVNEFTDWTDEELQKMVQENKYTKYDFDTPKFEGSYLETGVIRPASIDWREQGKLTPIKNQGQCGSCWAFATVASVEAQNAIKKGKLVSLSEQEMVDCDGRNNGCSGGYRPYAMKFVKENGLESEKEYPYSALKHDQCFLKENDTRVFIDDFRMLSNNEEDIANWVGTKGPVTFGMNVVKAMYSYRSGIFNPSVEDCTEKSMGAHALTIIGYGGEGESAYWIVKNSWGTSWGASGYFRLARGVNSCGLANTVVAPIIN